A window from Drosophila kikkawai strain 14028-0561.14 chromosome 2L, DkikHiC1v2, whole genome shotgun sequence encodes these proteins:
- the Trim9 gene encoding E3 ubiquitin-protein ligase TRIM9 isoform X3, with product MSLSRANVSNAATSTSTLLSLPQKKHSTNETELSHNLQQLSEKARSTTEFIQRLKGMSDKVTESCMEFERLVHAQCEALIQAIHDRREYLLEAIRNDKDTKIRILKDQQSNCTGKLQQTTGLIQFCIEALKETDSAAFLQVGSMLINRVANTDMTWHQEVTNAAPRVSPIVDLTLDDAALARAIDNLNFIQMKAVKDGDERCPAAPMTPTILPSDCSAENNSVTVAWQPPNHSFVEGYVLELDDGSGGEFREVYCGKETICTVDGLHFNSMYNARVKAFNSAGEGEYSELIGLQTAEVAWFTFDPVLSGGAGSGLIFSKNNATVSVEGWEHRVALGSVGFSRGVHYWEFTIDNYTADTDPAFGVARIDVARNKMLGKDEKSFAMYIDRQRSWFQHNSVHERRVEGGITTGSTIGVLLDLERHTLSFLVNEMPQGSVAFRDLYGVFYPAVSINRGVTLTMHTALDAPKMDYF from the exons ATGTCACTGTCAAGAGCAAATGTTTCCAATGCcgcaacatcaacatcaacattgTTGTCtctcccccaaaaaaaacatTCAACAAATGAG ACGGAGCTCTCGCACAATCTGCAACAATTGTCGGAGAAGGCACGTTCCACGACCGAATTCATCCAGCGCCTCAAAGGCATGAGCGACAAAGTAACG GAATCCTGCATGGAGTTCGAGCGGTTGGTGCACGCCCAATGCGAGGCCCTAATCCAGGCCATTCACGACAGACGCGAGTATCTGCTGGAGGCGATTCGCAATGACAAGGACACCAAGATCAGGATACTCAAG GACCAGCAATCGAACTGCACTGGCAAGCTGCAGCAAACAACGGGACTTATACAGTTCTGCATTGAAGCTCTGAAAGAGACTGACAGCGCCGCTTTTCTGCAG gtGGGCTCCATGCTTATAAATCGAGTGGCCAACACAGACATGACCTGGCACCAGGAGGTCACCAATGCGGCCCCTCGGGTCTCGCCCATCGTGGATCTGACCCTCGATGATGCGGCCTTGGCCCGAGCCATAGATAACTTGAACTTTATACAGATGAAAG CCGTCAAAGATGGAGATGAAAGATGTCCGGCAG cTCCCATGACTCCAACTATACTGCCATCGGATTGTTCAGCGGAAAATAATTCAGTGACTGTGGCGTGGCAGCCACCGAATCATTCCTTTGTGGAGGGTTATGTCCTGGAATTGGACGATGGCAGCGGTGGGGAATTTAGG GAAGTCTACTGCGGCAAGGAAACAATTTGCACCGTGGACGGGCTGCACTTCAACTCGATGTACAATGCCCGGGTGAAGGCCTTCAATTCCGCCGGAGAAGGTGAATACTCGGAGCTGATTGGACTGCAGACTGCCGAAG TGGCCTGGTTCACGTTTGATCCGGTTCTGAGCGGCGGCGCCGGATCGGGCTTAATCTTTAGCAAAAACAATGCCACCGTTAGCGTCGAGGGCTGGGAGCACCGTGTAGCCCTCGGCTCCGTTGGATTCTCCCGCGGCGTCCACTACTGGGAGTTCACCATCGACAACTACACGGCGGACACGGATCCGGCCTTCGGAGTGGCACGTATCGACGTGGCCCGCAACAAAATGCTGG GCAAGGACGAGAAGTCATTCGCCATGTACATCGACCGACAGCGCTCCTGGTTCCAGCACAATTCCGTGCACGAGAGGCGAGTTGAGGGCGGCATAACCACGGGAAGCACCATCGGAGTACTCCTCGATCTGGAGCGGCACACACTGAGCTTCCTAGTCAACGAAATGCCACAGGGATCGGTGGCCTTCCGGGATCTCTACGGGGTCTTTTACCCCGCAGTGAGCATCAATCGAGGCGTCACCCTGACCATGCACACGGCCTTGGATGCGCCCAAGATGGACTACTTCTAG